In a genomic window of Phaenicophaeus curvirostris isolate KB17595 chromosome Z, BPBGC_Pcur_1.0, whole genome shotgun sequence:
- the RGMB gene encoding LOW QUALITY PROTEIN: repulsive guidance molecule B (The sequence of the model RefSeq protein was modified relative to this genomic sequence to represent the inferred CDS: deleted 1 base in 1 codon) — translation MGRPASSCAAGAEPARRRGPRRRSLAALGLLACLGLLLGSGDCQLQTPCRIQECTTDFVSLTSHLNLALEDFDLEFCKALRVYSACTYRNSKVCRGNLVYHSAVLGISDLMSQRNCSKDGPTSSTSPEVTHDPCNYSGYTEAREHQAGGKTPATAYVFCGLFGDPHLRTFKDYFQTCKVEGAWPLIDNNYLTVQVTNVPVFPGSSATATNKITIIFKSYQDCTDQKVYQAVTNDLPAAFVDGTTNGGDGNRKSLQIVEKVSGKYVEMHAKYIGTTVYIRQLGHYLTLAIRMPQELVVTYEESQDLQLCMNGCPSSERIDDSGHLPLPVMGQLLPQGGAAYPQSVYTLETASTKCHEKIMVKDIYFHSCVFDLLTTGDTNFTAAAHTALQDVKALHPRKEQWHIFPSSGGCPLCVPYCCYHTNVLQKAQQFQQVRLPKLVNALQPNYYYI, via the exons ATGGGGAGACCTGCGTCTTCCTgcgctgctggggctgagccgGCGCGCCGCCGCGGACCGCGCCGCCGTTCGCTCGCCGCCCTCGGCCTCCTCGCTTGCTTGGGACTGCTGCTGGGCTCAG GTGACTGCCAGCTGCAAACACCTTGTCGAATCCAGGAGTGCACCACCGATTTTGTATCCTTAACTTCACATCTAAATTTGGCTCTTGAGGACTTTGATTTGGAGTTCTGCAAGGCCTTGCGAGTGTACTCTGCCTGTACCTACCGCAATTCCAAAGTATGCCGTGGAAACCTAGTCTACCATTCTGCAGTGCTTGGAATCAGTGATCTCATGAGCCAGAGAAACTGTTCCAAAGATGGACCCACATCCTCCACTAGTCCTGAagtgacccatgatccctgcaATTACAGTGGCTACACAGAAGCGAGAGAACATCAGGCAGGAGGGAAGACTCCTGCTACTGCTTATGTATTTTGTGGCTTGTTTGGCGATCCTCATCTGAGGACTTTTAAGGATTACTTCCAGACATGCAAAGTGGAAGGTGCTTGGCCCCTCATAGACAATAACTACTTAACAGTGCAAGTGACCAACGTGCCTGTGTTCCCAGGATCCAGCGCTACTGCTACAAATAAG ATAACTATTATCTTTAAATCATACCAAGATTGTACAGATCAAAAAGTATATCAAGCAGTGACCAATGATTTGCCTGCAGCTTTTGTTGATGGTACAACAAATGGAGGTGATGGGAACAGGAAGAGCTTGCAAATTGTGGAGAAAGTCAGTGGCAAATATGTTGAAATGCATGCCAAGTACATCGGGACCACCGTGTATATACGCCAGCTTGGACACTACTTAACACTGGCCATTCGCATGCCTCAGGAGTTGGTCGTGACCTACGAGGAGAGCCAAGATCTGCAGCTGTGTATGAATGGTTGCCCTTCAAGTGAACGCATTGATGATAGTGGCCACTTACCATTGCCTGTGATGGGGCAATTGCTCCCTCAGGGTGGTGCTGCTTATCCCCAGTCAGTGTACACACTGGAAACTGCCAGCACCAAATGCCATGAGAAGATAATGGTAAaggacatttattttcattcatgtgTATTTGATCTACTCACCACTGGTGACACTAACTTCACGGCTGCTGCTCACACTGCCTTGCAGGATGTCAAGGCACTGCACCCCAGAAAAGAGCAGTGGCATATCTTTCCCAGCAGTGGAG